In Leptotrichia trevisanii DSM 22070, a single window of DNA contains:
- a CDS encoding type II toxin-antitoxin system RelE family toxin: protein MGRTVKYKLIPTPHFVKDFSKLDEFVKKRIKIYLENIAEDPRSKGKMLKANRKGQWRYRIGNYRVIVNIQDENLVILALEVGHRKNIYNS from the coding sequence ATGGGAAGAACTGTAAAATATAAACTAATCCCAACTCCACATTTCGTAAAAGATTTCAGTAAACTGGATGAATTTGTAAAAAAAAGAATAAAAATTTATTTAGAAAATATTGCAGAAGATCCACGCAGTAAAGGAAAAATGTTGAAAGCAAATAGAAAAGGACAATGGAGATATAGAATAGGAAATTACAGAGTTATTGTAAATATTCAAGATGAAAATTTAGTAATATTAGCATTAGAAGTAGGACATAGAAAAAATATTTATAATAGTTGA
- a CDS encoding replication initiation protein has product DKKNKTVKVGVNKKYSWVLNAITDGLFTRFELEEFVRLKSSYTKEFYRRMKQFRSTGFWSVNLDEFKRLMDIPVNYRMCDIDVKVLKPIQKELKEKYGLKIQKTYNTKGRGRPAVSGFIFTFLKEEPQSRKEIKEEKKEIKTPADFFIHRKVRMMDGVTGMFNTLTIKSINEQKNGMVVVKIQNVDDFYEQNFNFNSMEHFENWFRKYVI; this is encoded by the coding sequence GATAAGAAAAATAAAACTGTCAAAGTGGGAGTTAATAAAAAATATTCTTGGGTGTTAAATGCGATAACAGATGGGTTATTTACTCGTTTTGAACTGGAAGAGTTTGTCAGATTAAAGTCAAGTTACACCAAAGAGTTTTACAGAAGAATGAAGCAGTTTAGAAGTACAGGCTTTTGGAGCGTTAATTTAGATGAGTTCAAAAGGTTAATGGACATTCCTGTAAATTATCGAATGTGTGATATTGATGTAAAAGTCTTAAAGCCAATACAAAAGGAGCTTAAAGAAAAGTATGGATTAAAAATTCAGAAAACGTATAACACAAAAGGAAGAGGACGTCCTGCCGTGTCAGGCTTCATTTTTACATTTCTGAAAGAAGAACCACAGTCCAGAAAAGAAATCAAAGAAGAGAAAAAAGAAATTAAAACGCCTGCTGACTTTTTCATTCACAGAAAAGTCAGAATGATGGATGGAGTAACTGGAATGTTTAACACCTTGACAATAAAGTCAATAAATGAACAGAAGAATGGAATGGTAGTTGTTAAAATTCAGAATGTTGATGATTTTTATGAGCAGAATTTTAACTTTAACAGCATGGAACATTTTGAGAACTGGTTCAGGAAATATGTGATATAA